GGCAGCGTCTTTACAACATTACACCACCGTGGAGGAGGCCAGCCCCTAGCCAGCCATAAGCGCCTTTTCATATGGCAGATCTTCCTCGCGCAGCAGAGCGGCGAAGATGCTGCCCTGAGTGACGCTCTTGCCGCTCACGGGCGTGAGCGTGAACGTCAGGCGCAGCCAGCCCTTGCGCACCCCCTGCGGCAAAAAGCGGTGATAGGGACGGGCTCCGGCGGCCAGGGCCGGGTTTTCCGACGAATGGGACACGCTAACCGTGGCTCCGGCCACGCTTGTCCAGGGGCCGCTGGCGGTATCGGCCTCTTCAAGCCCGATGGTCAGGGACTGCACCTCTTCGGGTTTGAAACCCTGCGTAACGGACAGTCGTAAGGGCATGGGCTCCATACGGCCCGGCAGCTTGAGGGCGTTGAGGGCCACGGCGGGCCCGGTGGCGCTGGCGGTGAGGGGGCCTTCAAACAGAATGGAATTGCGGTCAATAATAGCCATGGTGGCTCCTTGTTTGCTTATGGCGTGGCGGTTGAAGTGTGGTGATTGTCCGTGGTGATGGCAGCGCGGCGATTGCCCGTGCTGATTGTCCGTGCTGATTCCCCGTGCCAATTGATGCGTGGTGATTGTCGCGTGCGGATGCGCAGGAGCTTCAGCGGCCCTGTCCGCAATCATATGCCATACGGGATACTTCGTTAGTGCGGGGTTTTCTTCACCGTCATAAATCTGGTTACACAACGCTTTCGCTGGCCAGCACGGCGTCGCACTGGCGCACGGGGCGGCCATGCAGCACGGGAACAGCCTTGGAGTCAAAGAATTCGCCGTACTGCAACTGGACGTTGCCAGCGTCGGAATTTTGTAGTTCCAGCGCCGTGAGCACATCGGAATTGGCGTACCACACGGCTTTCTGGCGCAGGTGCTGGGGCATGCGGTTTTTGGCCTCGATGGTCAGCTTTTGCAGGTCCACAAAACCGCTCTGTCCCTTGCGTTTGCCAAGGGTGGACAGGGGCAGGTTGGCCACGCGCACCACGGCGCGCCAGTCGCGCACGGCCAGGCCGCAGCGCCAGTTGTACTTGTCGCCCACCACCTGATACTTGCGGCCGTCGGGGTCCTGGGCCATGTAAGTGTTGAGGTCTTCGTGCGAAAGACCGCCGGTGCTGCCCTTGGGGTAGATGCCATGCACGGCCTGCGCGCCCCAGGAAATGAGCCAGAGCGAGGTGCAGCCGCCCTCGTCACGGCCGCCCGCGTCCAGCACGTTTTTGGCGTCCTGCGCGGGATAGCGCATGGACAGGCCGTTGAATTCGTCGGGGTTGAGGTTGCTGTTGCCGTAAAAAAGCGTGGCGGCCACTTTCTGGCGCATGGCCTCGGCAAAGGACACGCCCTCGCTCATGCGAAATGCCTTGTCGCGGCTGCCGTAGAGGCGCAGCTCTTCCACGTCCAGCTCCATGATGGCCTCAAGAATGCCGCAGCCCTCCTTGACCTGCCCCCATTGGGACTTGGAGGGCGGCGTGCCCTGATAGAGCCTGCGCCAGTAGACTTCGGGCAGACCCGTGCGGATGCGGGTGAGGTGCCCGTCGCTCTGGTTGGATTCCATCCAGAGCACGTCGTCCATAATGTCATTGGTCTTGTTCATCAGTTCGATGATCTGACCGGCCTTGTCGCCACGGTAAAACTGTTCCATTTCCGCCAGAGAAACCACAAGACCCGCAGAGTTGGACATGATTGCCTCGAATGTAGAAAGGTGAATGGACATTTACGGAAACGCTGATTTATTCCGTTTGGCGGCGTTGCTTCGCTTTTTTTGAAACAGTCGAGGACGGAAGAGTCCACTCCTGCTTCAAAAAAAGATCGCGCCTTGCCAAACGCAATAACTGCGCGTTTCCAGGAGTCTCTTTAATCAGTGCTCCCTTAAGAAGGGAGGCAGCCCCACTGGAAACCGTGGTGGAGCGTCTGCTGAAGCCGCGAGCGTGCAGTAAAAAGATTTCTGCCCGGAGCAGGATTTGGATGTTGTTTGCCCGTCCAGTGACCGAACCGCCCATGGCGGGCTGATGACAGGCGGGAAAAACCTGTGCAACAGCAGTAAGTTCCGGAGGGGGCGGGCTACTTGCGCGAGCTCCAGCCCGCATACATGCGCTCTTCAAGCGGGGGCATGCCGCCGCCCGGCTCGCCGCGCACCAGGCTGTCTTCCATAAGCGCGTCAGCCACCCTGTTGAAAAAGCGCAATACCTCCGGGTGGTTGCCATAGCCGCTTTCTTCAAGCAGCTTGCCTATGTGCCTGCCCTGATCAAAGCGGTCCAGAGCCAGCTGGGCGCGGGCCACATTGGCGGCCATATGAACGCCGCCAAGCTGCGGGTCCTGCGCCACCTCCTCGCGCCACTGGCTGACCTGCTTTTGCCATTGCTCATGCCGGGCGGCCTCCTGCTGGCGCATGTGCTGCTCTATCTGGCGGTTAAGCAGTTCCTGCCCTGTGGCGTCATTGCCATTCTGGGCCGAATTCTGATCCGGGTTCTGGCCCTCTTTTGGGGCGGAACCATGCACCGTATTGGGGCCGGAATTGGGGCCGGAATTCTGGCCAACGGCAGAGCCTGACGCGCCGCCGGGCATCCTGCCATGGCCGCCTTGACCGCGCTGGCCGCCATACCCGCCAGAGTTTGCCGTCCCGTCAAAACCGCCCGATGCGCCGAGCCAGGTATTTGCGCCTGTCGGGCTGTTTGCCGGCGCCGCGCCGGGGGCGCTGTCCTGTGCCGATGCCGATGCGGTGGTAAAAGCGTCATACGTCATGTTCGTCCTCTCTGTTCTCAAGCAGTTTCGGCAAGTTGCCGGGGTCGGAGCGTTGCACAAGGTGCAGCAGGGTCATGCCCACATAGCGGCGGCCCTCGGCAAAGGCCAGGCGCGCGGCCTCGTGCGCGCCCGCTGCGCCGCTGTCGCCGTTGGCGAGGTTCAGGGCGCAGAAGCACTGGCACTGGTGGACAAGCCAGCGAAGGAACAGCCGCCCCTGCCGCTGGGCCATGAGGCTGTTGACGGCGTCGCGCAGTTGGCGCTCGGCCTCCTCCATCCGTTGGCGGGCTTCCCCTTCCTGCCTGTGCGCCTGTTCGTACGGGGCGAATATGTCCATCAGGGCGTCTCCTGCGGCCTGTCACGCCGAGTTTCTTCCATGCTGCGCGCGGCCGGGGCAGGGTTT
This DNA window, taken from Desulfovibrio sp. 86, encodes the following:
- a CDS encoding major capsid protein, which produces MSNSAGLVVSLAEMEQFYRGDKAGQIIELMNKTNDIMDDVLWMESNQSDGHLTRIRTGLPEVYWRRLYQGTPPSKSQWGQVKEGCGILEAIMELDVEELRLYGSRDKAFRMSEGVSFAEAMRQKVAATLFYGNSNLNPDEFNGLSMRYPAQDAKNVLDAGGRDEGGCTSLWLISWGAQAVHGIYPKGSTGGLSHEDLNTYMAQDPDGRKYQVVGDKYNWRCGLAVRDWRAVVRVANLPLSTLGKRKGQSGFVDLQKLTIEAKNRMPQHLRQKAVWYANSDVLTALELQNSDAGNVQLQYGEFFDSKAVPVLHGRPVRQCDAVLASESVV
- a CDS encoding Bbp19 family protein; the encoded protein is MDIFAPYEQAHRQEGEARQRMEEAERQLRDAVNSLMAQRQGRLFLRWLVHQCQCFCALNLANGDSGAAGAHEAARLAFAEGRRYVGMTLLHLVQRSDPGNLPKLLENREDEHDV